One part of the Micrococcales bacterium genome encodes these proteins:
- a CDS encoding SCP2 sterol-binding domain-containing protein, whose protein sequence is MASVEQCEAALAVLAARLDEYPHEERRDSIPDRTVELTLLDLDVSFHGRLHDGQLIDIEQGRVPKANIRLTMNSDDLLDLTDKRLAFSHAWATGRLRLNASLRDLLRLRKLM, encoded by the coding sequence ATGGCGTCCGTCGAGCAGTGCGAGGCGGCACTGGCCGTCCTCGCCGCACGCCTCGACGAGTACCCGCATGAAGAACGCCGGGACAGCATCCCGGACCGTACCGTCGAACTCACGCTGCTAGACCTCGACGTGAGCTTCCACGGCCGCCTGCACGACGGTCAACTCATTGACATCGAACAGGGCCGCGTCCCCAAGGCGAACATCCGCCTGACCATGAACAGCGATGACCTCTTGGACCTGACCGACAAGCGGTTGGCCTTCTCCCACGCCTGGGCGACCGGTCGCCTGCGACTCAACGCCAGCCTGCGAGATCTACTGCGGCTTCGCAAACTGATGTAA
- a CDS encoding HAD-IIA family hydrolase translates to MTYDCLFVDLDGVVYRGREAVPHAVPALSAFGAQVLYVTNNASRTPQAVAEQLAGYGLRVAAEDVVTSAQAAAAHLATLVPAGARVLVTGGEGLVQAVTAQGLRIVQSADEADAVVQGFSPRLAWRDLAEASYAVARGVAWVASNSDMSVPTARGIAPGNGTFVAAVASATGRAPIVTGKPHEPIMQLARSRAHCERPLVIGDRLDTDIAAANAAGMDSLLVLTGVSTWQELLVLPVADLPTRAAPDLRVLSGYTDRQTDLLDELLVRRRDGQDVGPTVQALHQFAKPQ, encoded by the coding sequence ATGACCTACGACTGTCTGTTCGTCGACCTCGACGGCGTGGTGTACCGCGGCCGGGAGGCCGTGCCGCACGCGGTGCCCGCCCTGTCGGCATTCGGCGCCCAGGTGTTGTACGTGACGAACAACGCCAGCCGCACCCCACAGGCCGTCGCCGAACAGCTGGCCGGCTATGGCCTGCGAGTCGCTGCAGAAGACGTCGTCACGTCCGCTCAGGCGGCAGCGGCACACCTCGCGACGCTCGTACCCGCCGGAGCCCGGGTGCTCGTCACCGGTGGGGAGGGCCTCGTGCAAGCCGTCACCGCGCAGGGTCTGCGGATCGTGCAGTCGGCGGACGAGGCTGACGCGGTCGTGCAGGGGTTCTCGCCGAGACTGGCGTGGAGGGACCTGGCCGAGGCCTCCTACGCGGTGGCCCGTGGCGTGGCGTGGGTGGCATCCAACTCCGACATGTCGGTGCCGACCGCCCGCGGTATCGCGCCTGGTAACGGGACATTCGTGGCCGCTGTGGCCTCGGCCACCGGTCGCGCACCCATAGTCACCGGCAAGCCGCACGAGCCGATCATGCAGCTGGCGCGGTCGCGTGCTCATTGCGAGCGACCCCTGGTGATCGGCGACCGCCTGGACACCGACATCGCAGCGGCCAACGCCGCAGGGATGGACTCGCTGCTGGTCCTGACCGGTGTGAGTACGTGGCAGGAATTGTTGGTCCTGCCCGTGGCTGACCTGCCGACCCGCGCCGCCCCCGACCTGCGGGTACTCAGCGGTTACACGGACAGACAGACTGACCTGCTGGACGAGTTGCTGGTGCGCCGGCGTGATGGGCAGGACGTGGGACCGACAGTCCAGGCATTACATCAGTTTGCGAAGCCGCAGTAG